The bacterium genome includes a window with the following:
- a CDS encoding PH domain-containing protein produces the protein MRAPVLNLFKLKKKNHENAPGKGREGHGEDLLRAMPSWGMVLVAYGLALGFCWVSHQFFLWFPPYLREVFKNLRGLPVEWADLGLDWAERGLAWIAWGAAVYHQLWQLGTRYRLTAHDIQVEHWFPFRQLISIPYGAVRRLGFTQGPVGMIFQFGHVELDTGSPQGPVLLVNCPRPRQFIQALQPKVESILQPHLGPHRRAGDTA, from the coding sequence ATGCGCGCTCCGGTGCTCAACCTGTTCAAGTTGAAGAAAAAAAACCATGAGAATGCCCCCGGCAAGGGGCGTGAGGGACATGGAGAGGACCTGTTGCGCGCCATGCCGTCCTGGGGGATGGTCCTGGTGGCCTATGGGTTGGCGCTTGGTTTTTGCTGGGTGAGCCATCAATTCTTCCTCTGGTTCCCGCCTTACTTGCGGGAGGTCTTCAAGAACCTGCGGGGGCTTCCGGTGGAATGGGCCGACCTGGGACTCGATTGGGCTGAGCGAGGACTGGCTTGGATCGCTTGGGGCGCGGCGGTTTACCACCAACTTTGGCAATTGGGGACCCGTTACCGGCTGACCGCCCATGACATCCAGGTGGAACATTGGTTCCCTTTCCGCCAACTCATCTCGATCCCCTATGGGGCGGTGCGGCGGCTGGGTTTCACCCAAGGGCCCGTGGGGATGATCTTTCAGTTCGGACATGTGGAGCTCGATACAGGGAGTCCCCAAGGCCCCGTCCTGTTGGTCAATTGCCCCAGGCCCCGTCAATTCATCCAAGCCCTGCAACCGAAGGTCGAGTCCATCCTCCAGCCCCACCTGGGGCCGCATCGGCGGGCGGGGGATACGGCCTGA